In the Oreochromis aureus strain Israel breed Guangdong linkage group 14, ZZ_aureus, whole genome shotgun sequence genome, one interval contains:
- the cep295 gene encoding centrosomal protein of 295 kDa isoform X5: MKRKVSRLRPSPNEEARIIREEQERRRKLRIQQVREQHRYIAQQIRQDVQQRRQYELEQLERELRKEWEQQQREKLQKLQRLYQESLQLLGQGHRSAKENEPDLAAIAQREEENHVKAEERYREALKELKSQRLKDHERQNQVVNARKKALLAEKERSAKVASLPLPPNPVQQNISPKKPRFVRRSDVSAFATTRYHMAKSTVDREVDINQPNAHEEAELHAKRKQDWETEEMRRREEQLEKAHLRGRQALRKEQLMQDRERLLVELEHMQQTDLLRRRQQVSQMPPQIFQPLYKRQEMREDFQREMEFAFEDMYTGERRVKGDLVVQLAPEPLPAHSTTSQDQELDVTVDEITTPETEKAQHDTEQEPGSTEQETSAAVVSQKPAPRRALKRLLDRIRSQRNQWIDHSSRSSAADSPTVIRDQIPERDMTIETGSLISGGKDEWTSTEPQEANGSPPASEKTPLSTSASDTQFPAALANRIQEFEQERKKREEELEREKQQQMFLLQELEEQKAKLEQMLLEAQQEKERLKAAVTQEESIKQPEVPVHDHDVISITPNLANEVVPPADEDDHSKRIREYQQRLLEQNRIHQRVKVARQRLEEYQRALQIRYNMTATSLLPPVVPPGLAHPPPNSTRCVRQPGHLQAVPAPLHAPLHAPWAPLQAPLHPPLQTSHAPLVAPLQAHAVPVYNHELPRTSEDVSTEESDTLTSPPSLSGFSLASKPLPDDVESDSDSLRYQRLNDTSWLTDSIMEKVTEHLPERMRPLSVTKEKLPYKRFTEHHSRSIPVQPSPEPIKGMRSTIAEVTAPLPGYALAEARASQSTGSLSVGEDNTERQRQELQEAQRRVLEQKEALMLQQRQREEERRRQDLEMVQMRRQKETLQALINTDAQPVPQPDGETMVSENINQNRLQLLASLLKAIEESNGGTLSHLEEPQGRDSSSEQHPSNSSQTVQSDAAAGPGPASVLHSGHLHPPRAAKPPVTRVRLGFLEMMTEQHELSAIQEVETPVDASQLTGPDNGVTVPSHIARWDQQAESDSSMASDRTLQTPSEFSSGQKISERLTSSGTSSGRSSLWRERLLLTEAGASPESSTSDSVPRKKSPLSSDSGRGADSSGPAVMSYRSPTESPNRPPGSDSFSSTTISTGSYMTTDLEQNVNTGEEQPDKSLLHKCTDQQEGGADLQHISSLSGESFCFKENSATGPPGLSVDSMFSDSSIQQIIDKYTRELDLSLSSAGKTDSEGSHMEEHSASVSQQSLFRVLERRGEDESSARRQSLLSDATGTETRGLEVHNQVDPKVGEFSGGVSLLVDDHEQDSFRPLIGQLADRSSCLVTEQRDSALEQLVGHPSAHSSMLGHSLGQLFSPSVGQDGWDATLSRMIGRLSHQSSSHWLSGGRDFYAGHMMGRMETQQSTSWLDEAPDESQMRPLVGELDESAEQHSGSSGKRNRVTLGVSADIRVPPYPALPPEASSHSASVPAMSPHPQDQTQQNQTSSTDMDSGRAEEFAGSDSFHPLLAEVTQNETADLSITFHQPEHSVHNFPDGHPASREHSVTTPVEVNSHSDLSSVESEPSPERLRTEEPNRCPTASSTLHESFSQLITTQCHPQESVLIVSPTVRADVEQTAEILSNLSMCDDTPALGVSRAEERLGGADSISAEEIKSGHGPNLRNASPVSDKILEAAKQKGILEQSEITLVSLRDSILQDQESTSSEEEGAWVIENPDGRGCRIYVDT; the protein is encoded by the exons ATGAAGAGAAAGGTGTCCAGATTAAGACCGAGTCCCAACGAAGAGGCTCGGATAATACGAGAGGAGCAGGAAAGGAGGAGAAAGCTGCGGATACAGCAG GTGCGGGAGCAGCACCGGTACATTGCACAGCAGATCCGCCAAGATGTTCAGCAGAGGCGACAGTATGAGCTGGAACAACTTGAACGGGAGCTGAGGAAGGAGTGGGAGCAACAGCAGAGGGAGAAGCTCCAGAAGCTGCAGAGGTTATACCAGGAGAGTCTCCAGCTGCTCGGCCAGGGACACAGAAGTGCAAAAGAAAAC GAACCCGACTTGGCAGCCATAGctcagagggaggaggagaatCACGTCAAAGCAGAGGAGCGTTATCGAGAAGCGCTGAAGGAGCTCAAATCACAGAGGCTTAAAGACCACGAGAGGCAAAACCA AGTTGTGAATGCCAGGAAGAAGGCATTACTGGCAGAAAAGGAAAGATCAGCAAAGGTGGCTAGCCTCCCACTGCCTCCAAACCCTGTTCAG CAGAACATCAGCCCCAAAAAGCCACGTTTCGTAAGGAGATCGGATGTGAGTGCCTTCGCTACCACACGTTACCACATGGCCAAGAGTACAGTGGACAGAGAGGTGGACATAAACCAG CCAAATGCCCACGAGGAAGCTGAGCTACATGCGAAAAGAAAGCAGGACTGGGAGACAGAGGAAATGAGGAGGAGAGAAGAGCAGCTGGAGAAGGCTCATCTCAGAGGGAGGCAGGCTCTGAGGAAGGAACAGCTCATGCAG GATCGTGAGCGTTTGTTGGTTGAACTGGAACACATGCAGCAGACAGATCTGCTGAGGAGGAGGCAGCAGGTGTCACAGATGCCTCCCCAGATCTTCCAGCCTCTCTATAAGAGACAGGAAATGAGGGAAGACTTCCAGAGGGAGATGGAGTTTGCCTTTGAGGACATGTACACTGGAGAGAGGA GGGTTAAAGGTGACCTGGTGGTCCAGCTGGCACCCGAGCCTCTTCCAGCCCACTCCACAACCAGCCAAGATCAAGAGCTGGATGTCACAGTGGATGAAATCACAACACCTGAAAcagaaaaagcacaacatgacaCAGAGCAGGAACCTGGAAGCACTGAGCAGGAAACATCAGCTGCAG tGGTTTCCCAGAAACCTGCTCCTCGACGGGCATTGAAGAGGCTCCTGGATCGTATCAGGAGCCAAAGGAACCAGTGGATTGACCACAGCAGTCGCAGCTCTGCTGCTGATTCCCCAACCGTCATCCGAGATCAGATCCCAGAGCGCGACATGACGATCGAAACAGGCTCTCTGATCAGTGGAGGAAAAGACGAATGGACTTCCACCGAGCCCCAGGAGGCTAATGGCTCTCCACCAG CATCGGAGAAAACGCCGCTGTCAACCTCAGCTTCAGATACTCAGTTTCCTGCTGCTCTGGCCAATAGAATCCAAGAGTTTGAACAAGAGCGAAAAAAACGG GAAGAGGAACTTGAAAGGGAGAAGCAACAGcagatgtttttgctgcagGAGCTGGAAGAGCAGAAGGCCAAGTTGGAGCAGATGCTGCTTGAAGCTCAGCAGGAGAAAGAACGACTGAAGGCTGCTGTGACCCAGGAAGAAAGCATTAAGCAACCAGAAGTGCCAGTCCATGACCACGATGTCATTTCTATCACCCCTAATTTAGCCAATGAG GTAGTTCCTCCTGCAGATGAGGACGACCATAGCAAAAGGATCAGAGAATACCAGCAGCGGTTGTTAGAACAAAACAG aatcCACCAAAGAGTGAAAGTGGCTCGCCAGCGCCTGGAGGAATACCAGCGAGCTCTACAGATTCGTTACAACATGACTGCTACTTCATTACTACCTCCTGTTGTGCCTCCAGGACTTGCTCACCCACCTCCAAACAGTACACGGTGTGTACGTCAACCAGGTCATCTGCAAGCTGTGCCGGCTCCTCTCCACGCTCCTCTCCACGCTCCCTGGGCCCCTTTGCAGGCTCCTCTCCATCCCCCTCTGCAGACTTCCCATGCTCCTCTTGTGGCTCCTCTCCAGGCTCATGCAGTTCCTGTGTATAATCATGAATTGCCACGAACCTCTGAGGATGTTTCCACAGAAGAATCTGACACATTAACGTCACCTCCCAGCCTATCTGGTTTTAGTCTGGCTTCCAAACCGCTGCCAGATGATGTTGAATCCGACTCAGACAGTCTGAGATACCAGAGACTAAATGACACATCTTGGCTGACTGACAGCATAATGGAGAAAGTAACAGAGCACCTTCCAGAGAGAATGAGACCCCTGTCAGTCACCAAAGAGAAGCTGCCTTATAAACGATTCACAGAACATCACTCTAGAAGCATCCCAGTGCAGCCATCCCCTGAACCCATCAAAGGCATGAGATCGACCATCGCAGAGGTTACAGCTCCACTTCCAGGTTATGCTCTGGCTGAGGCACGGGCCTCTCAGAGCACTGGATCCCTGAGTGTTGGAGAGGACAACACGGAGAGGCAAAGACAAGAGTTGCAGGAGGCCCAGAGGCGAGTACTAGAGCAGAAAGAGGCACTGATGTTGCAGCAAAGGCAACGAGAAGAGGAGAGGCGGAGACAGGACTTGGAGATGGTGCAGATGAGGAGACAAAAGGAGACATTGCAGGCTCTGATTAATACCGATGCACAA CCAGTTCCTCAGCCTGATGGTGAAACGATGGTTTCAGAGAACATTAATCAGAACCGCCTCCAGTTACTTGCATCCCTGCTCAAGGCCATAGAGGAGTCTAATGGAGGAACTTTATCACACCTAGAGGAGCCTCAGGGTCGCGACAGCTCCTCTGAACAACATCCATCCAACAGCAGTCAAACAG TTCAGAGTGATGCTGCTGCCGGACCTGGCCCGGCATCAGTCCTCCACTCAGGACACCTCCATCCTCCACGAGCAGCAAAGCCCCCTGTGACACGCGTCAGGCTGGGCTTCTTGGAGATGATGACTGAACAGCACGAGCTCAGTGCTATTCAAGAGGTGGAGACTCCAGTCGATGCCAGCCAACTCACAG GCCCAGACAATGGTGTGACAGTTCCTTCACACATTGCACGCTGGGATCAGCAGGCGGAGTCAGACTCATCTATGGCTTCTGACAGGACTCTGCAGACACCCTCAGAGTTCAGCAGTGGACAGAAGATCTCTGAAAGATTAACCAGCTCAGGGACAAGTTCAGGGAGATCCAGCCTCTGGAGAGAGAGACTGCTACTGACAGAGGCAGGAGCATCTCCAGAATCCTCCACATCTG ATTCAGTCCCAAGAAAAAAGTCCCCTCTTTCCTCAGACTCTGGGAGAGGAGCAGATTCCTCTGGTCCTGCAGTGATGAGCTACAGATCCCCCACAGAG tCTCCAAACAGGCCTCCTGGGTCTGACAGCTTCTCTTCTACTACCATCTCCACCGGAAGCTACATGACTACTGACCTAGAGCAGAATGTAAACACCGGTGAGGAACAGCCAG ATAAATCTCTCCTCCATAAATGCACTGATCAACAAGAAGGTGGAGCAGATTTACAACACATCTCCTCTCTGTCTGGTGAGAGCTTCTGTTTTAAGGAAAACTCAGCgactggccctcctggtctgtCTGTGGACTCGATGTTCAGTGACAGCAGTATCCAACAAATTATAGACAAATATACACGAGAACTTGACCTCTCCCTCAGCTCTGCTGGGAAAACAG ACAGTGAAGGCTCACATATGGAAGAACACAGTGCTTCGGTCTCTCAGCAGTCTTTGTTTCGAGTCTTGGAGAGAAGAGGGGAGGATGAAAGCTCTGCACGACGTCAGTCTCTTCTCTCAGACGCAACAGGAACGGAGACGAGAGGCCTG GAAGTGCACAATCAAGTCGATCCCAAAGTGGGCGAGTTCTCTGGTGGGGTCTCATTACTGGTTGACGACCACGAGCAGGATTCTTTCCGGCCTCTGATTGGTCAGCTGGCAGACCGGTCATCCTGCCTCGTTACCGAGCAGAGGGATTCAGCCCTGGAGCAGCTGGTTGGTCATCCGTCGGCTCACTCATCAATGCTTGGTCACTCTCTGGGCCAGCTGTTCTCCCCAAGTGTGGGTCAAGATGGATGGGATGCCACACTGAGTCGGATGATTGGTCGGCTCTCCCATCAGTCCAGCTCTCACTGGTTGAGCGGCGGGCGAGACTTTTATGCAGGTCATATGATGGGTCGGATGGAGACGCAGCAGTCGACCTCGTGGTTAGATGAAGCTCCCGATGAGAGCCAGATGAGACCCCTGGTAGGAGAGCTGGACGAGTCTGCAGAACAGCACAGTGGAAGTTCAG GTAAAAGAAATCGTGTGACTCTTGGTGTCTCAGCTGACATCCGGGTCCCACCATATCCAGCGCTGCCTCCTGAGGCCTCATCACACAGTGCCTCTGTCCCAGCTATGAGCCCACATCCACAGGATCAGACACAGCAGAATCAAACCAGTTCAACAGACATGGATTCGGGCAGAGCTGAAG AGTTTGCAGGTTCAGATTCATTCCACCCCCTTTTGGCAGAGGTCACCCAAAACGAAACAGCAGACCTCTCCATCACCTTTCACCAGCCTGAGCACAGCGTGCACAATTTTCCTGACGGGCATCCAGCCAGCAGGGAACATAGTGTTACTACACCTGTAGAGGTCAATTCGCACTCTGATCTTTCTTCTGTGGAGTCCGAGCCATCACCAGAGCGCCTTCGAACGGAGGAGCCAAACCGCTGCCCCACAGCTTCCTCCACCTTACATGAATCCTTCTCCCAGCTCATTACCACCCAGTGCCATCCCCAGGAGTCTGTTCTGATAGTATCTCCCACCGTGAGGGCAGATGTTGAGCAAACAGCTGAGATTCTGTCAAATTTATCCATGTGTGATGATACACCTGCTTTGGGTGTGTCACGGGCAGAGGAAAGGCTTGGAGGCGCGGATTCAATCAGTGCTGAAGAGATCAAGTCTGGTCACGGTCCAAACCTGAGGAATGCTTCTCCTGTCTCTGATAAGATACTG GAAGCAGCCAAACAGAAGGGGATCCTGGAGCAGTCTGAGATCACACTGGTGAGCCTGAGGGACTCTATACTGCAGGACCAGGAGTCCACcagctcagaggaagagggagcATGGGTAATCGAGAATCCAGATGGAAGGG GGTGCAGAATCTACGTTGATACCTG
- the cep295 gene encoding centrosomal protein of 295 kDa isoform X4, with translation MKRKVSRLRPSPNEEARIIREEQERRRKLRIQQVREQHRYIAQQIRQDVQQRRQYELEQLERELRKEWEQQQREKLQKLQRLYQESLQLLGQGHRSAKENEPDLAAIAQREEENHVKAEERYREALKELKSQRLKDHERQNQVVNARKKALLAEKERSAKVASLPLPPNPVQQNISPKKPRFVRRSDVSAFATTRYHMAKSTVDREVDINQPNAHEEAELHAKRKQDWETEEMRRREEQLEKAHLRGRQALRKEQLMQDRERLLVELEHMQQTDLLRRRQQVSQMPPQIFQPLYKRQEMREDFQREMEFAFEDMYTGERRVKGDLVVQLAPEPLPAHSTTSQDQELDVTVDEITTPETEKAQHDTEQEPGSTEQETSAAVVSQKPAPRRALKRLLDRIRSQRNQWIDHSSRSSAADSPTVIRDQIPERDMTIETGSLISGGKDEWTSTEPQEANGSPPASEKTPLSTSASDTQFPAALANRIQEFEQERKKREEELEREKQQQMFLLQELEEQKAKLEQMLLEAQQEKERLKAAVTQEESIKQPEVPVHDHDVISITPNLANEVVPPADEDDHSKRIREYQQRLLEQNRIHQRVKVARQRLEEYQRALQIRYNMTATSLLPPVVPPGLAHPPPNSTRCVRQPGHLQAVPAPLHAPLHAPWAPLQAPLHPPLQTSHAPLVAPLQAHAVPVYNHELPRTSEDVSTEESDTLTSPPSLSGFSLASKPLPDDVESDSDSLRYQRLNDTSWLTDSIMEKVTEHLPERMRPLSVTKEKLPYKRFTEHHSRSIPVQPSPEPIKGMRSTIAEVTAPLPGYALAEARASQSTGSLSVGEDNTERQRQELQEAQRRVLEQKEALMLQQRQREEERRRQDLEMVQMRRQKETLQALINTDAQPVPQPDGETMVSENINQNRLQLLASLLKAIEESNGGTLSHLEEPQGRDSSSEQHPSNSSQTVQSDAAAGPGPASVLHSGHLHPPRAAKPPVTRVRLGFLEMMTEQHELSAIQEVETPVDASQLTGPDNGVTVPSHIARWDQQAESDSSMASDRTLQTPSEFSSGQKISERLTSSGTSSGRSSLWRERLLLTEAGASPESSTSDSGRGADSSGPAVMSYRSPTESPNRPPGSDSFSSTTISTGSYMTTDLEQNVNTGEEQPDKSLLHKCTDQQEGGADLQHISSLSGESFCFKENSATGPPGLSVDSMFSDSSIQQIIDKYTRELDLSLSSAGKTDSEGSHMEEHSASVSQQSLFRVLERRGEDESSARRQSLLSDATGTETRGLEVHNQVDPKVGEFSGGVSLLVDDHEQDSFRPLIGQLADRSSCLVTEQRDSALEQLVGHPSAHSSMLGHSLGQLFSPSVGQDGWDATLSRMIGRLSHQSSSHWLSGGRDFYAGHMMGRMETQQSTSWLDEAPDESQMRPLVGELDESAEQHSGSSGKRNRVTLGVSADIRVPPYPALPPEASSHSASVPAMSPHPQDQTQQNQTSSTDMDSGRAEEFAGSDSFHPLLAEVTQNETADLSITFHQPEHSVHNFPDGHPASREHSVTTPVEVNSHSDLSSVESEPSPERLRTEEPNRCPTASSTLHESFSQLITTQCHPQESVLIVSPTVRADVEQTAEILSNLSMCDDTPALGVSRAEERLGGADSISAEEIKSGHGPNLRNASPVSDKILEAAKQKGILEQSEITLVSLRDSILQDQESTSSEEEGAWVIENPDGRGEEGQKGQVMEGAESTLIPEETPEYDSQTHPGKASGIYLPEI, from the exons ATGAAGAGAAAGGTGTCCAGATTAAGACCGAGTCCCAACGAAGAGGCTCGGATAATACGAGAGGAGCAGGAAAGGAGGAGAAAGCTGCGGATACAGCAG GTGCGGGAGCAGCACCGGTACATTGCACAGCAGATCCGCCAAGATGTTCAGCAGAGGCGACAGTATGAGCTGGAACAACTTGAACGGGAGCTGAGGAAGGAGTGGGAGCAACAGCAGAGGGAGAAGCTCCAGAAGCTGCAGAGGTTATACCAGGAGAGTCTCCAGCTGCTCGGCCAGGGACACAGAAGTGCAAAAGAAAAC GAACCCGACTTGGCAGCCATAGctcagagggaggaggagaatCACGTCAAAGCAGAGGAGCGTTATCGAGAAGCGCTGAAGGAGCTCAAATCACAGAGGCTTAAAGACCACGAGAGGCAAAACCA AGTTGTGAATGCCAGGAAGAAGGCATTACTGGCAGAAAAGGAAAGATCAGCAAAGGTGGCTAGCCTCCCACTGCCTCCAAACCCTGTTCAG CAGAACATCAGCCCCAAAAAGCCACGTTTCGTAAGGAGATCGGATGTGAGTGCCTTCGCTACCACACGTTACCACATGGCCAAGAGTACAGTGGACAGAGAGGTGGACATAAACCAG CCAAATGCCCACGAGGAAGCTGAGCTACATGCGAAAAGAAAGCAGGACTGGGAGACAGAGGAAATGAGGAGGAGAGAAGAGCAGCTGGAGAAGGCTCATCTCAGAGGGAGGCAGGCTCTGAGGAAGGAACAGCTCATGCAG GATCGTGAGCGTTTGTTGGTTGAACTGGAACACATGCAGCAGACAGATCTGCTGAGGAGGAGGCAGCAGGTGTCACAGATGCCTCCCCAGATCTTCCAGCCTCTCTATAAGAGACAGGAAATGAGGGAAGACTTCCAGAGGGAGATGGAGTTTGCCTTTGAGGACATGTACACTGGAGAGAGGA GGGTTAAAGGTGACCTGGTGGTCCAGCTGGCACCCGAGCCTCTTCCAGCCCACTCCACAACCAGCCAAGATCAAGAGCTGGATGTCACAGTGGATGAAATCACAACACCTGAAAcagaaaaagcacaacatgacaCAGAGCAGGAACCTGGAAGCACTGAGCAGGAAACATCAGCTGCAG tGGTTTCCCAGAAACCTGCTCCTCGACGGGCATTGAAGAGGCTCCTGGATCGTATCAGGAGCCAAAGGAACCAGTGGATTGACCACAGCAGTCGCAGCTCTGCTGCTGATTCCCCAACCGTCATCCGAGATCAGATCCCAGAGCGCGACATGACGATCGAAACAGGCTCTCTGATCAGTGGAGGAAAAGACGAATGGACTTCCACCGAGCCCCAGGAGGCTAATGGCTCTCCACCAG CATCGGAGAAAACGCCGCTGTCAACCTCAGCTTCAGATACTCAGTTTCCTGCTGCTCTGGCCAATAGAATCCAAGAGTTTGAACAAGAGCGAAAAAAACGG GAAGAGGAACTTGAAAGGGAGAAGCAACAGcagatgtttttgctgcagGAGCTGGAAGAGCAGAAGGCCAAGTTGGAGCAGATGCTGCTTGAAGCTCAGCAGGAGAAAGAACGACTGAAGGCTGCTGTGACCCAGGAAGAAAGCATTAAGCAACCAGAAGTGCCAGTCCATGACCACGATGTCATTTCTATCACCCCTAATTTAGCCAATGAG GTAGTTCCTCCTGCAGATGAGGACGACCATAGCAAAAGGATCAGAGAATACCAGCAGCGGTTGTTAGAACAAAACAG aatcCACCAAAGAGTGAAAGTGGCTCGCCAGCGCCTGGAGGAATACCAGCGAGCTCTACAGATTCGTTACAACATGACTGCTACTTCATTACTACCTCCTGTTGTGCCTCCAGGACTTGCTCACCCACCTCCAAACAGTACACGGTGTGTACGTCAACCAGGTCATCTGCAAGCTGTGCCGGCTCCTCTCCACGCTCCTCTCCACGCTCCCTGGGCCCCTTTGCAGGCTCCTCTCCATCCCCCTCTGCAGACTTCCCATGCTCCTCTTGTGGCTCCTCTCCAGGCTCATGCAGTTCCTGTGTATAATCATGAATTGCCACGAACCTCTGAGGATGTTTCCACAGAAGAATCTGACACATTAACGTCACCTCCCAGCCTATCTGGTTTTAGTCTGGCTTCCAAACCGCTGCCAGATGATGTTGAATCCGACTCAGACAGTCTGAGATACCAGAGACTAAATGACACATCTTGGCTGACTGACAGCATAATGGAGAAAGTAACAGAGCACCTTCCAGAGAGAATGAGACCCCTGTCAGTCACCAAAGAGAAGCTGCCTTATAAACGATTCACAGAACATCACTCTAGAAGCATCCCAGTGCAGCCATCCCCTGAACCCATCAAAGGCATGAGATCGACCATCGCAGAGGTTACAGCTCCACTTCCAGGTTATGCTCTGGCTGAGGCACGGGCCTCTCAGAGCACTGGATCCCTGAGTGTTGGAGAGGACAACACGGAGAGGCAAAGACAAGAGTTGCAGGAGGCCCAGAGGCGAGTACTAGAGCAGAAAGAGGCACTGATGTTGCAGCAAAGGCAACGAGAAGAGGAGAGGCGGAGACAGGACTTGGAGATGGTGCAGATGAGGAGACAAAAGGAGACATTGCAGGCTCTGATTAATACCGATGCACAA CCAGTTCCTCAGCCTGATGGTGAAACGATGGTTTCAGAGAACATTAATCAGAACCGCCTCCAGTTACTTGCATCCCTGCTCAAGGCCATAGAGGAGTCTAATGGAGGAACTTTATCACACCTAGAGGAGCCTCAGGGTCGCGACAGCTCCTCTGAACAACATCCATCCAACAGCAGTCAAACAG TTCAGAGTGATGCTGCTGCCGGACCTGGCCCGGCATCAGTCCTCCACTCAGGACACCTCCATCCTCCACGAGCAGCAAAGCCCCCTGTGACACGCGTCAGGCTGGGCTTCTTGGAGATGATGACTGAACAGCACGAGCTCAGTGCTATTCAAGAGGTGGAGACTCCAGTCGATGCCAGCCAACTCACAG GCCCAGACAATGGTGTGACAGTTCCTTCACACATTGCACGCTGGGATCAGCAGGCGGAGTCAGACTCATCTATGGCTTCTGACAGGACTCTGCAGACACCCTCAGAGTTCAGCAGTGGACAGAAGATCTCTGAAAGATTAACCAGCTCAGGGACAAGTTCAGGGAGATCCAGCCTCTGGAGAGAGAGACTGCTACTGACAGAGGCAGGAGCATCTCCAGAATCCTCCACATCTG ACTCTGGGAGAGGAGCAGATTCCTCTGGTCCTGCAGTGATGAGCTACAGATCCCCCACAGAG tCTCCAAACAGGCCTCCTGGGTCTGACAGCTTCTCTTCTACTACCATCTCCACCGGAAGCTACATGACTACTGACCTAGAGCAGAATGTAAACACCGGTGAGGAACAGCCAG ATAAATCTCTCCTCCATAAATGCACTGATCAACAAGAAGGTGGAGCAGATTTACAACACATCTCCTCTCTGTCTGGTGAGAGCTTCTGTTTTAAGGAAAACTCAGCgactggccctcctggtctgtCTGTGGACTCGATGTTCAGTGACAGCAGTATCCAACAAATTATAGACAAATATACACGAGAACTTGACCTCTCCCTCAGCTCTGCTGGGAAAACAG ACAGTGAAGGCTCACATATGGAAGAACACAGTGCTTCGGTCTCTCAGCAGTCTTTGTTTCGAGTCTTGGAGAGAAGAGGGGAGGATGAAAGCTCTGCACGACGTCAGTCTCTTCTCTCAGACGCAACAGGAACGGAGACGAGAGGCCTG GAAGTGCACAATCAAGTCGATCCCAAAGTGGGCGAGTTCTCTGGTGGGGTCTCATTACTGGTTGACGACCACGAGCAGGATTCTTTCCGGCCTCTGATTGGTCAGCTGGCAGACCGGTCATCCTGCCTCGTTACCGAGCAGAGGGATTCAGCCCTGGAGCAGCTGGTTGGTCATCCGTCGGCTCACTCATCAATGCTTGGTCACTCTCTGGGCCAGCTGTTCTCCCCAAGTGTGGGTCAAGATGGATGGGATGCCACACTGAGTCGGATGATTGGTCGGCTCTCCCATCAGTCCAGCTCTCACTGGTTGAGCGGCGGGCGAGACTTTTATGCAGGTCATATGATGGGTCGGATGGAGACGCAGCAGTCGACCTCGTGGTTAGATGAAGCTCCCGATGAGAGCCAGATGAGACCCCTGGTAGGAGAGCTGGACGAGTCTGCAGAACAGCACAGTGGAAGTTCAG GTAAAAGAAATCGTGTGACTCTTGGTGTCTCAGCTGACATCCGGGTCCCACCATATCCAGCGCTGCCTCCTGAGGCCTCATCACACAGTGCCTCTGTCCCAGCTATGAGCCCACATCCACAGGATCAGACACAGCAGAATCAAACCAGTTCAACAGACATGGATTCGGGCAGAGCTGAAG AGTTTGCAGGTTCAGATTCATTCCACCCCCTTTTGGCAGAGGTCACCCAAAACGAAACAGCAGACCTCTCCATCACCTTTCACCAGCCTGAGCACAGCGTGCACAATTTTCCTGACGGGCATCCAGCCAGCAGGGAACATAGTGTTACTACACCTGTAGAGGTCAATTCGCACTCTGATCTTTCTTCTGTGGAGTCCGAGCCATCACCAGAGCGCCTTCGAACGGAGGAGCCAAACCGCTGCCCCACAGCTTCCTCCACCTTACATGAATCCTTCTCCCAGCTCATTACCACCCAGTGCCATCCCCAGGAGTCTGTTCTGATAGTATCTCCCACCGTGAGGGCAGATGTTGAGCAAACAGCTGAGATTCTGTCAAATTTATCCATGTGTGATGATACACCTGCTTTGGGTGTGTCACGGGCAGAGGAAAGGCTTGGAGGCGCGGATTCAATCAGTGCTGAAGAGATCAAGTCTGGTCACGGTCCAAACCTGAGGAATGCTTCTCCTGTCTCTGATAAGATACTG GAAGCAGCCAAACAGAAGGGGATCCTGGAGCAGTCTGAGATCACACTGGTGAGCCTGAGGGACTCTATACTGCAGGACCAGGAGTCCACcagctcagaggaagagggagcATGGGTAATCGAGAATCCAGATGGAAGGGGTGAGGAAGGGCAGAAAGGCCAAGTGATGGAG GGTGCAGAATCTACGTTGATACCTG